TGGTGCTTCTCTGCAAGTGCTTCCTCGCTTTCGAGTTGATTGGCAAGCTCCCGAGTAATgcgaagaagctcttcgtTCTTGGCCTGCAGAGACTGAATATCCTTGAACACCACTAGCTTCTGCGTAATGAATTGGTGAGTGTCGGACATATCTGACAGTGCCTCCTCTGAAATCTCTCCTTTCTGTAGTTGTTGAAGTCGGAAAGTCTCTTCATCGGTGAGTTGGTCTGTACCCTTCTCCATGGCGTGGATCTGGAACAACAACATGTTTATCTGAGTACCAAGATCTCGAAGTTGAGTGCGCAGAATATTTGTCTCAGATTGTGAAGTTGCCAGTGCGCTCTCTGCTTTCCTTGCTGCTCGTTTTGCCTTGTCTCGTTCCTCAAAGCTGTTCTGAGACAACTCTGACATTCGAGTAATCTCTTCACGAAGCTGTTCAGCTTCGGTTTGAAGATCTTGGATCTCGGGGGCCTTTGCTTCTAGAGCAGTCATCATATTGTCGAGCTCTTCAGAGAGCTGAGCATTGCGACGCTTTTCAGTAGCAAGCTGACCCTTAACTTGGTACAGCTGGTCAAGGGCCTGGGTGGTAGTTATCGCACCCTTGGCTCGCATAGACGAAGGTGTTGCGAATGGAGAGGAAGGTCGCATCAAGGAGCCGTTGGCACGGGGAGTCTGTGGTGCAGACTCGGGTGGTGGTGCGTGCTGCTCCATACGAGCCTGAAGCTCATCAATTTCTGACTGGAGCTGGTTAATGCGTTCCTCCATTTCACTCGTAGTCTGGCGCTCTTGCTCAAGCTCGGCTCGAACGCGTCGGAGCTCGTTTTCGTAGTTGTCGCGAAGTCGCTCTTTTTCGGCTTCAAGATCGTGCACTCGTTCTTGGTGCTTCTTGCTCAGCTGGTTAGACATCTCAACCAAACGTTTctgagcttcaagctcaTGCTTATAGCTCTCGATTGTCTGCGCAAAGGTTCCCTCCTGGTTCTGAACCTTCACCAAAGCTTCATCCGCCTTGGCTTGCATGGCATCGAGTCGATCGCGGAGCTGTTGCTCTGTTCTCTTTAGAGAGTCAACCTGAGATTGAATGTCTTCATTTTGTCGCTGGAGCTCGGCGATACGGGCGCCCTTTTCCTTTCGGTACTTGAGGCCCTCCTCGCTCTTTGTCTTGAGTTCATTCTCTAGCCATTCACTGTTCTTTCGGGCAAGATCGAGCTGCTGTTGTAAGGATTCTTCTCGGTACTTGGCACTATTGAGCTGGCCCCGTGCATTCTGCTCCGATTGTTGCAGGGCAGTGATCTCGCGAGAAAGCTCGACATTTCGCTGGTGCTGCTTCGTGAGTTCTTCGGTGATAGTCTGATCGCGCTTGTTGTTGGATTCAATAATGCTCAAGTTGGTTCGGTTCGAAGATTGAAGGGTCTCAATCTTGTCATTGAGGGCCTTGATCTCGGCATCGTAATCCGATTTCTTAGATTTGAAAACTTGAAGTTCGTTCTCGAGAGATTGTCGCTTCGTTTCTGTGGGGCAAGCGAATGTCAACAACCATCTGACTTCGTTTCGCACAGTCCATTAAAACATACCTTCGTCCTTGAGCTGCTGCCTAgcctcttcaacatctttgagGGCCTTGTCCGCAGTAGCTTTGAAAGTTTGCGATCGCGTTTCAGCGCTGCGCACCGCGTTCTCGAGTTCAATGTCGGTCTGGAGCTTTTCAGCATAGAGGGTGTCAAACTCGTGCGCTTTGGCTGCAACAGCCTGCAGAACAATATTGACGAGCTCAACGGTCGGTTCTGTCGTTAGAGACGCGATAACAGGCTGGTCGAGGCCGAGGTGGCCTGCGACGTAGCCAATGTCCACGTCTGCGGCCGCCATGGTCGAGGTCGGATCAGGTCAATAGCGCGATACTCGTCATTACCGCAGCTACGCGCTCGAGGGGGGAAAGCcaaataataaaaaataccAAGTCCACGTCGGTTGTCGCTTCGGTATGTGTCTATCAGATCGACAAATGAGGGTGAGACGTTGATGAAATTCTCCGACAAAGGAAATGGAGCCTTTGTTGTTGGAGAGACTAGGAAATTTGGAGCTCCAAAGCTGAGATGCAACACGCCAACGTTTGCTACTGGGGAAGCAACGGGCACGGGCCAGCTGCAGGTGGAAGCTGCGTTTGTACGGCGCCCAGTTTTTCCGGCCACCACAGTCTTACCCTACACTTCTAACCTCAATCACAGGCCGTGTGTTATCATCCAATTATATTATGTATTTGTGGCAATGTAGAGGGACTTACCTATGCATCTCTGCTCTTCCTGTAAAGAAAATTATGAACTATTCCTGTAAAGTGTAGCCACATtgtattgattgattgacTGCGCCTGCGGCCCATGAGTCTATAATCACCTGCACCTCTCACTTGAATCTAGGAACACTGGAACATCTTTTTGACAATTCGTGCAACCGAACAAAGAGAGTGGAAAATATGTTCGGTCACATAGGCCCGGCACATATAAATGCAGGTTTCTGATAACATTAAAACTACAAATATATCTGGTATCCATCGACAATCCATGATTACATTACTCCTATCACCAAAAAGCAACCATAGCGCCAGCTTTTGAAGCCATTAGAAGAATAGAGGAGATCGATATCCTTCTATCGACTTCGTATATTAGAATCCAACTCATAAGCTTCCACAGGCCCTGACTGAAAACCCATTTCATGAAGGCCAGAATATGCTGGCGCAGGACTCACCGGCGACACATATTCTGATTGTGCCGGTGAGTGCCCCCAGTTAGACTTGGCAAGGtgagcttgaagctcagCTGTGGGTGCATGGTTAGGAGGGAGCTCTGAAATGCCCTGCCCTCCGCCTAGTTCCGGCTTGAAAGAAGTGGTCGATGACAATTCGGAAACAATTGGTGGTGCAGTGTGGCCCTTGATATAAGCACTATTGCCCATGAGCTCTGGATGTCCAGTATATTCTGGGGGCCCGTCGGCATTGTTGGAGAGCTCTTCGCCCTTGGCTTGACGTTGGCGCTTTCTTCGAATACAGAGGAATAGTCCCGCGCCAAGAGCGGCCACCACGACAGCGCCAGCAACTCCTCCAGCGATCGGTGCGATACTCGTCTTCgattcatcatcctctttaTCCTCATGGCCAGGATCAGACTCTTTCGCAGTATTAGAACTAGAAGTTGCAGTTGCGCCAGCTGAACCAGTCATTCCTGGAACTGTTGTCCCTGAACCAGCTCCTGAACTAGCAGTCGGATATGACTGGAAGATTGATTGACTGACGGTAGCAACAACCAAACTCTCAGCGGCGCTACAATAGTACCGAAAGACGTCGATGGCGGATGTGACGTTGGCAATGTGTGTGCTATCGCAGTAGTCCTTGACTCGCTCGGTCAAACTGCTAGAGATGATCTTTGACATCCCTGATTTTATGCAGATGCATGAAGCCAGCTCTTGAGGACCGTCTCCACATAGCCAGGAGCTTTGCTGTACTGTTATTAGAGACAGGGTCACATATCGAAACATTGGGACTCACCTCCATAACTGCAGAAGCTATCCCGGACTGGGCGCATTTGTTAAGAGACTTGAAATGCGGCATAGCTGTGATGTAGTATGACACTGACAGTATCAACATTAGAATGATTCCATGAGGCATGATTCAAGACTCACTATCTCCAGGAGGCCCTTTCGGTGGTGCAAAAGACGTTGTGCCGTCGTTCATCTGACAGAATTCGCTGTAGAAGTTCTGGGCCGAAGTGACGTCTCCGTTGTTAGAACATGAGTATTTCACGGCACTCTTAAGTGTTGAAGTAATATCTCGAACGACATCTTTCTTGTTACAGACACACGGTGCATTCAATTCGGCGGCTTCAGGGCACCTTGACGACCCCTATATTCATGTTAGTCAGGTCAAGCCCATATCACTGGACTTTGGAAGCTTTCATACAATATTGACCACGGCGTAGGATAATCCCGACTGCGCGCAAGGCGGGAGATACGCCAACTCAGGAAGATCTGTTATATATGCCTCGACGATATTCTTGGTTGGCGAAAAGAAAGTGATATGTTCCTCCTGGTTGCAGTATTTCTGCATCAGCTTAGACGCACTTGACAGATCCTCCGTCGCGCTGGAGCCGCAGCTGTATTCTATATCGGTCGAGATCGATGAGGCAACTTCGTCCATTCGAGTCGAGCAGATGCATTTCTGCAATTCGGTCTCTGAGTCGCCGCACATGGTCGAGTATGTCTGCATGCCGACATTGTATGAGATTGCGCTGGAAACACATGGCGCCTAAACAGTCAGTATTGCACTGGTGCTCTTTCCAGGTGCCGTACCAAGTAGGTAAAGATCTCGAGGTCAGTCACGTAAGAGACATCTTTTGCGGTAGTCAGGACAGCCAAGCCCAACAGGCCGATCCACGAGAGGCCGTGTAAGTGCTTCATTGTATCGACTAACACCATAACAAAAACACCGAAAAGCACAGAAAACAATGAAACAAAGATCCTCACGCTCAGCTGCGCACATTACAGCCGGAATATTCCGTCTCGAAAAGGAGCTCTTCATCTTGCCAGCAGCCAGGCTATACTGTAAAATGCCCTATTCTCCTGGTGTGAAGCCTCAAACAGCGCCTCTCGAGTCTAGATACAAATTGGGCCAGGACCCCTGAGGCTAGCTGAGATAGCCTGTACAGCACACCATCAGCTGCATTTCATCCCACCAACCGAGAGTATAGTGAGTCAGGTCCTGCATCTAAGCAAAGAATAGAGTTGTCTCATGCTTAAAGAGAAAACTACTCGGGTGAGACAGCTGCTGAGAGTTTATAAACGAAGTGTTTCATAGCTGAGGGTGCGTGCAGAAGAGGTCGACTCAATTATCACAAGACGTGGGCTTTTCTTAGCGCCCCTGGGCTGCATGCTTTTTGTTCGACCAGAGCAACAGACAAACGATTTAATTTCCCTTGAATAGAGAGGCTGAGTCTCACCAAGTTATATACTGAAACCAAAACTAGATGGAGTTGGAATTATCCTTTAATAAAGATCTCAATGTTTCATAGTTGATTCAGGTCTCACATGTTATTTAAAAAGGGTGTTTCGATGACCAAAACACTCATTCGTCGCAACTGGTGCCAGTGGAGGTCAGGGCAACACCTGAATTGGGACTGATGAAGACTTTACCCATCCCAGCCGGTGGATGCATACTCCTGATTGAGCTAGCCCCCGCGCCACACGGATAGTGACTGAAGCGCACCTCGAACCATTGGCTCTCCTGAAATGACCTCCAGGCTCAGTAACTAAGACAATGCCAAGGATTGAATCACTGCATGAGACGAGTCAGCGACAAGAGCAGGCGACACGACAGCGCATACTGTGAATATGGTGATCATTTGATGAACTGGTGATGGAATAGAAGGCGATCAACTGATGTGGTGAAGATATTGCTTTGCAGTCTCGATAGAGTTTCCCGAACATGAGTCTGGCCAGGTCCCGTCTTGTTGGTCGCGGCAGTTAATTTTCCCTCCACCATGACGTCGACTTTTCCTTTCAATCCGAtcatatctcgatgttgcAACGACGGATCTTGGGTGATGTCAGAATAGCGACGATCTAGCTCCAAGACAAGGAGTTTTCCTTGGTAGTGCTAATGGTTGTTGTAGACCTTCAAACTTTGAAGGTTGCATCAAGAGGAGCCATCCAAATTTTCACGTCGATCACTCAAGAATTGCATGGCTATGGAAAGTATCAAAATTATTTGGTAGATTGTTCGTTGCTGTACTATAGTAATAATAGGGTAGCTGTTATCCCTCAGCTGTGATATTGGTGGTATCCCGTAATCCGTAATTGTCCGGTGCCATTGCATGCATGTCCATAACGCCTTGCTAATACTCAGAAAACATGAGAAATCAATATGTGGCTAGTATAGCGGTTGCTGCGAACTTTGCTAATTTCCCAACGCCCGCTTGAAAAAAGCAGTATAAGATCAGAgacaaaaagaaatattcGTAGAGTGGTAATGTGTAAGCGCTTATAGGACGCGCACAATCTTGGGAACACGATATCGCGAGGGGCTGTCGTAGTACTCGCTAATCATACCGCCCTGAAGACCCATAGGTCTCCGGGGAGGTAATCTTCCGTTGACACTCTGGTCTCGTGCGGAAGCTGTCTTGCGCGAGTCGCGGCTACGCTCACGCTGATCTTGTCGCTCTGAGGAGACTTGGCGAGAGCGTTCAGAATTATGTGTCTCAGAGGAAGATGTCCTGGAACTGGCGCGAGATCGGGATCTTCGAGGGCTTGCGTGATCCCAGCCAACGGGCTCTTCTGAGATTTCGTCGAGgagatcatcatcgctgtcctcctcgtcgcttTCAGGGTGGAAGGTACTGTTAAGGGTCTCCCAgagatcaagaccaagatcgtCCCAGATGACGACGGCCTTGAATAAACGACGGCAGGCTTGTGTGCCAGCAGTCTTGTCGAGCCTGGCAAAAGACTCGAGCTCGCCTAGGCTAGGTAGGTTCTCCCAGGCAATGGAGATCTGATCGGATTGGTCCTTGAAGGGGGATCGCTCAAGGTAGTAGAGGAGGAAGTCTGAAGTTTCGGCCTTGGTTGCGAATTCAGCTTCCTCGAGAGCCTGTAGGCgaagcttctcttctttgtcCTTTTGCTcctgttcttgttgctgcCTCTGCTTGCGTCTCTTGGGCACACCAAAGAGTGGGACCTTGGGGACGTTGGAAGTAGTTCCTCGGAGCATCGTTGCGGTGTTGtgagttggtgttgactAGGGAGGTATAGTAAACGTTTTCGAGGTGCTGTATTGGTATATATGGCTGAGCCAGGTCGGATGATGAGCTGGAGGGGTAGGAATGGGTTGTTGGTCGACGGGGAAGCAAACAAGACAATATGCGTGTCAGATTGTTGCTATTAAAGGATGTTTATGCATGCGTATATTCAAGGCGAGAGCACAAACACGACCCAAGCTTGTTAGACGTTTCAAGAGACCAGCTCGTCGAAGCTTTTGGATTTAGTACTGCTCTTGGGAGATACAGTTGGAAAGCAGAATGTCTTGA
This genomic stretch from Fusarium oxysporum f. sp. lycopersici 4287 chromosome 2, whole genome shotgun sequence harbors:
- a CDS encoding nucleoprotein TPR (At least one base has a quality score < 10) — encoded protein: MAAADVDIGYVAGHLGLDQPVIASLTTEPTVELVNIVLQAVAAKAHEFDTLYAEKLQTDIELENAVRSAETRSQTFKATADKALKDVEEARQQLKDEETKRQSLENELQVFKSKKSDYDAEIKALNDKIETLQSSNRTNLSIIESNNKRDQTITEELTKQHQRNVELSREITALQQSEQNARGQLNSAKYREESLQQQLDLARKNSEWLENELKTKSEEGLKYRKEKGARIAELQRQNEDIQSQVDSLKRTEQQLRDRLDAMQAKADEALVKVQNQEGTFAQTIESYKHELEAQKRLVEMSNQLSKKHQERVHDLEAEKERLRDNYENELRRVRAELEQERQTTSEMEERINQLQSEIDELQARMEQHAPPPESAPQTPRANGSLMRPSSPFATPSSMRAKGAITTTQALDQLYQVKGQLATEKRRNAQLSEELDNMMTALEAKAPEIQDLQTEAEQLREEITRMSELSQNSFEERDKAKRAARKAESALATSQSETNILRTQLRDLGTQINMLLFQIHAMEKGTDQLTDEETFRLQQLQKGEISEEALSDMSDTHQFITQKLVVFKDIQSLQAKNEELLRITRELANQLESEEALAEKHQAKQDHDMVEKLQQELSHMTEEARSIKKTMESFKTERDMFRRLLQQRGIHGDEASLMRNSIAGGERLPLASIEATEQTEALNEALRKLQSEYDNYREAQDGVRKDLRDQIDALSAERNSLQTDKVKLHAEARLESERREMLHTNFVALQSENHELQKRAQTLSETAAKQDIRTQQVAEELIEARGLLDSVRNETANLKAEKKLWKDIQDRLSKDNENLIEEKNRLNNLLATQQSIENERNMADSEARRKAQAKIESLEQELSDAQRKLTYEAEETKKLQLRKEFESKESQKRIDELMASLSQIREEHVAVKTSRDHLQARVDELTVELRNAEERAGRLQPRPTPRPGTIEVSEQQQQLENEIQELNVEISDLKRDLDMANTHLENAKTQAEQFKELSQANEEALEDLRGSQEQYRQEMETIIEEKDAKIKELSQRAEDLSAELSRSNTELSSLRDSQGEVARRYEDEKSILQEEVNRLKEESARHLEATRFHQQDLRAQAEIASKAQQDYEQELVKHAEAAKLVQQHTN